In Cicer arietinum cultivar CDC Frontier isolate Library 1 chromosome 7, Cicar.CDCFrontier_v2.0, whole genome shotgun sequence, the genomic window ACTACAACCAGGAGGTACactgaaaatacaaatatattattatgatatctgtataaataataataatcgttACTCCATACAAACAACCTTACAATAGAATACCACGATATCTACatcattaataacattaattcactCAAACAATTAACATTTAAGAGGTACAGTAATAAAAACAAGtataatatcacatattaattCACCCCAAACTAACAACAGGTACATTCATGAGCATAATATCCACATCATTCATTATTAACATTGCCTCATCCAAACGAACAAATACAATCGTATACATATTTATCAGTATACATCgttaataacattatttcaaCCAACTATCAGGAGATACAAtgtatcatttatttttataaaatattaatcacacTTAATTCAATGCACACTCAAACAGACCTTATGCCTTAATCTATATGCCAATGTAATGATTCTGGAATATTGCCTCCCCCACAAGGGctttcgtgggtccttccaagcaacaccactaactctaAATCCCCGAAAGGATATGTGGGCTCCAatcaattatggacgcaccaccacacgactatgaatgaatgtgtaagacccataattttaaagtaccgtttatgtatttttggggtattttggattttggcNNNNNNNNNNNNNNNNNNNNNNNNNNNNNNNNNNNNNNNNNNNNNNNNNNNNNNNNNNNNNNNNNNNNNNNNNNNNNNNNNNNNNNNNNNNNNNNNNNNNNNNNNNNNNNNNNNNNNNNNNNNNNNNNNNNNNNNNNNNNNNNNNNNNNNNNNNNNNNNNNNNNNNNNNNNNNNNNNNNNNNNNNNNNNNNNNNNNNNNNNNNNNNNNNNNNNNNNNNNNNNNNNNNNNNNNNNNNNNNNNNNNNNNNNNNNNNNNNNNNNNNNNNNNNNNNNNNNNNNNNNNNNNNNNNNNNNNNNNNNNNNNNNNNNNNNNNNNNNNNNNNNNNNNNNNNNNNNNNNNNNNNNNNNNNNNNNNNNNNNNNNNNNNNNNNNNNNNNNNNNNNNNNNNNNNNNNNNNNNNNNNNNNNNNNNNNNNNNNNNNNNNNNNNNNNNNNNNNNNNNNNNNNNNNNNNNNNNNNNNNNNNNNNNNNNNNNNNNNNNNNNNNNNNNNNNNNNNNNNNTGCGTCTTGGGCAATCCTATAATGAAATCCATGGAAATACTATCCCATTTCCACTTAGGCACGTCTAAGGGCTCCAAGATTCCTGCGGGTCTCTGATGTTCTACTTTAGCCTTCTGGCATATCAGGCAAGCCGTCACAAACTCGACCACCCGTTTCTTCATTCCAGGCCACCAATAGTTTTGCTTCAAATCTTGGTACGTCTTGGTCACCCCTGGATGAAAACTCAGTTTACTCTTGTGTTCCTCCTCAAGAATAATCTCTTTTATCCTGTCCACTGCCGGGATGCAAATGCGCCCGTTGCAGCGCATAATATTGTCTGGCCCCACTTTGAATTCTGGTGCCTTCCCTTGCACAATCAAGTGTCTCTTGTGCTGAAGTAGTTTGTCGTCGAATTGATGTTTCTGAATGTCCTCAATTAGCCCATTAGAGATGGTTATCATGCTAAATTTTAATTCTCCTGGTGCGAACTCCACATTCAAGTTAAGATCACGAAACTTCTCTAGTAATTCTTGTTCTTTTACCATTAAGGATGATACAAGTATATTTTGTCTACTTAAGGCATCTGCAACTACGTTGGCCTTTCCCGGGTGGTATTGCAATCTAAAGTCGTAATCCTTCAAGGTTTCCATCCACCTTATTTGCCTCATATTAAGCTCTTTTTGATCGAACAGGTATTGcaagcttttatggtcactaaaaattgtaaatgtacttCCATACAAGTGGTGTCTCCAAATTTTTAGGGAAAACATTATTGCAGCCAGttccaaatcatgtgtgggATAGTTCCTTTGATGTATTTTTAGTTGTCGTGACGCATAGGCTACTGCCTTCTTATTTTGCATGAGGACACTTCCCAATCCTTGATGAGaggcatcacaataaacttcgtAGGGTTCATCTGGTTGTGGCAAAGTTAGTACCAGAGAGGTCGTCAAGCGTCCCTTTAATAGTTTCAAACTCGCCTCACACTCTTCTTCCACGCAAATGGTTGATCATTTCTTGTAAGTTGGGTCAGTGGGgatacaatcttagcaaaaccttcaataaatcTTCGGTAATAGCCAGCTAATCCAACAAAGCTTTTAATGTCTGTAACAGTCCTTGGCCGCTTCCAATCTACAACGGCCTTTACCTTGTCTGGGTCGACAACAATTCCTTCATTCGAGATCACATGCCCTAGAAAATTAACTTCCTCCAACCAAAATTCACAATTCGCTTGGTTGGCATACAATTGTTTCTCTCGCAACACTAATAGAACTTGTCGTAATTGCTCCTCTCGACTTTTAGAATAAATGAGAATGTCATCTATAAATACCACTACGAATTTATCCAAAAATGGATGGAAGATACGATTCATGTAGTCCATAAATATTGCGGGTGCATTAGTCACTCCGAATGGCATTACAAGATACTCATAATGTCTGTAACGAGTCCGAAATGCAGTCTTGGGAATGTCTTCTGCCTTAACTCGTATTTGGTGATACCCAGATTTCAAATCTATCTTGGAGAACACTACAGCCCCTCGGAGTTCATCCATAAGGTCATCGATGCGCGGCAATGGATATTGGTTCTTGATAGTGGCCTTGTTGAGTTGCTTGTAATCTACACAAAGTCGTGAACATCCGTCCTTTTTCTTTACTAACAAGACATGAGCTCCCCACGGTGAAACACTAGGTCGAATAAATTGTTTTGACATTAATTCTTCCAATTGTTCTTTAAGTTCAATTAGTTCGGAAGGCGACATCCGTTAGGGTGCAATTGAGATGGGTCCAGTACCTGGGTGTAAGTCAATAGAAAACTCAGTCTCTCGCACTGGCGATAGTCCTGGTACATCAATCGGAAACACGTCAGAGAAATCTCTAACCACTAGTATATCCTTTATCTTGACATCACGAGTAACTCCCATACTAGCCAGGGACAAAATCTCCATATCACCTTCCTTAAGAGCAACCTTGACTTTGTGCGCTGCTAAGAATTTAGAAAGCTTTGGGTCGGGAAAAATTACAGTCTTACGACCacaatctaataaaatataatggtgTGACAACCAATCCATACCAAGGATAACGTCGAGGTTCTTAAGAGGTAGACAAATGAGATTCACATTAAATTTCCTACCCAACACAACTATAGGACAATGCATACATGCCGTATTTGCAATTAAAGTATTATCAGCAGTAGTGGTAACagacaaatcaaacaataaggTTGTGATATGCAATTCCAATAGCTCCACACACTCCATAGAGATAAATGAATGTGTTGCACCAGAGTCAAAAAGGACGGTTAGAATATTACCTGAGATTTCACACTCCCCTTGGAAGGATTCATTCGGACGAGACGTCCCTTGACCATTTATATTGTAAACTCGTCCTTGAGTTGTTGGGCGTGTGACTTCAGTTGCATTTAGTGAGGCTTTTGCCTTTGGTTCTTTGCAATCCCTGGCTAGATGTCCGGGTTTCTGGCatttaaaacatacactgcCGTTGAGAGTGCACTTATTCGCAAGGTGTCTTGGGTTTCCACAACGATAACAGTATGGCTTTGATTCTGAAGTCC contains:
- the LOC101493690 gene encoding uncharacterized protein; protein product: MKNHRLNRGGTSNHGGPTRPSNQNQGRSRPDQNPYRRPQGSDKGPYRPMTSISDDRQRTSESKPYCYRCGNPRHLANKCTLNGSVCFKCQKPGHLARDCKEPKAKASLNATEVTRPTTQGRVYNINGQGTSRPNESFQGECEISGNILTVLFDSGATHSFISMECVELLELHITTLLFDLSVTTTADNTLIANTACMHCPIVVLGRKFNVNLICLPLKNLDVILGMDWLSHHYILLDCGRKTVIFPDPKLSKFLAAHKVKVALKEGDMEILSLASMGVTRDVKIKDILVVRDFSDVFPIDVPGLSPVRETEFSIDLHPGTGPISIAP